TTCGAACTCCCGTGCGGTCCGCTCGAAGGCCGTTCCCTCGATCGCGCCCGGGACCCCGACCCGGACCAGGAGGCGCTTCGTCAGCGTTCCGAGGACCATCGCGGCGACGACGCCCACGACGACGACGATCAGGGCGGCCCAGACCCACTGCGGCACCGCGGCGAAGAGTTCGGCGAAGCGGTCCAGGTCGATCTGCAACGCCGCCGCGCTCTCCGCTCCGAGACCGACGCTCGCCGGTCCGTGCGCTCGGCTCGTCACCGCCGTTCCCGTCAGCGATCCCGGCATCAGTACTCCTCCGGATCGATCTCCAGAATGATCTGTCCGCCCTTGAAGGCTCTGACGAGGCCGTCAGACTCCGAGAGGACGATGGCCGTCGCGTTCGTATCACGGGTGATCGCCGCGCCCGCCATGTGGCGCGCGCCGAGCCCTTTCGGGATGTCGACGCCCTCGGCGGCGGGTTCGAGGTAGCGGTAGGCGCTGACGATCTTCCCCGAGTCGCTGATGACGAACGCGCCGTCCAGCCGGGAGAACTCCTTGAGCATCACGTTCACGATGGGGTCGCCGACGTGGACGTGGGACTTCTCGAAGGGGTTGTACGACAGCGGTCGAGACTTGTTCATCACCTTTCCGGCGTCGCCGACGACGAACAGCGCGCCGACGGGCTTGCCCTTCTGGCCCTTCTTTCCCAGTTCGATCGCCACCTCGAAGACGTCCCGAATGACGCTCGGATCCGCCCGGGAGTTCGCGAACAGGTCGTAGATGCCGGATCGCATCGCCTCTTCGACCCGCACGCGGACCACGCCGTCGGGGTCGCCGTCGAAGATCCGCACGCTGCAGGCGACCACGTCGCCCTCCTCGACGAGGTCCTGTTCGAGCGCCCCTTCGACCCCGAATCTGATCCGGTCGCGGACGTTGTCGAACTCCAGCGGCAGTTCCACGTACGTCTCGGCGTCGACGGCGTTCGCGGGCGCGACGACGACCAACTGCTCGTCGATATCGGCGTCGGCGAACCGCTCGTAGTGGGAACTGCTCGGCGAGAAGAGAAACACGCTCTCGATGTCCGACACGACATCTCCCAGCAGGTCCGATAGCGCCGACATTAGCGTGTCTACACTTCCAGCGCTGTAAAGCGTTGTGGGACGTTCTCGCCAGCGATATCAGTCTTGCACTCGGCTGACAACCGTCTGACGCTGCGGTCCGACGTGATCGCGGCGGATCCTGCACCCCCGCGACGGCGGCCGTCCGGCGTTTCGGCCGCTCAGTACGACTTCGCGAAGTACGCGGTCTCGACCGCGTCGCCGTCGCAGATCGCACAGTCGGCGTCGTGGTGGATCTCCGCCTCCTCGTCGTCGAGCGGGACCATCACGATCTCGGCGGCGATCTGGTCTTTGATCTCGGTCTCGCAGTCCTCGTCGCCGCACCACGGCGCTTTCACGTAGCCACCGTGCTGACCGATCGTTCCCAGGATGTCGGCGCGAGAGTCGGCCTCGCGGACGTTCGATTCGAGGTTTTCCTCGGCGGCGGCGTACAGTTTCGCGTAGACCTCGTCGAAGTGCGACTCGACGGTCTCGGCGATGTCCTCGCGGTCGACCTCCGTCGACTCGCCGTCGGGGCGGTGCACGAGCGTGACGGTCCCGTCGTCGGCCTCGTTGGGGCCGATCTCCATCCGAACGGGGACGCCCTTCAGCTCCCACTCGTTGAACTTGAAGCCGGGGTTGCGCTCGTCGCGGTCGTCGAGTTCGACGCGGATCCCCGCCTCTTCGAGGTCCTCGGTGATTCCCTCGGCGTACTCCAGGACGTCTTCTTTCGTGTCGGCCTGCCAGATCGGGACGACGACGATCTGCTCGGGGGCGATCGCCGGCGGCAACACGAGGCCCTGATCGTCCGAGTGCGTCATAATGAGCGCGCCGATGGCCCGCCAAGAGAGGCCCCAGGAGGTGGTGTGAGCGATCTGTTCGTCCTCGTCCTCGTCGGTATAAGTGATGTCGAACGCCTCCGCGAAGGAGGTCCCGAGGTAGTGTGAGGTCGCCCCCTGAACGGACTTGCCGTCGGGCATCAGCGCCTCGACGGTCGTCGTCGTGTCCGCGCCGGGGAACTTGTCGTGTTCGGGCTTCGCGCCGCGCAGGACGGGCATCGCGAGCAGGTCCTCGTAGGTGTCCTCGTACTGGTCGAGACGGCGCATCGTCTCCGCCCACGCGTCGTCACGCGTCGCGTGCGCGGTGTGGCCCTCCTGCCAGAGGAACTCCTTCGTCCGGAAGAACGGCTTCGTCTCCGTCGCCTCCCAGCGGACGACCGAGACCCACTGATTCACTCGCAGGGGGAGGTCCCGGTGGCTTCGCACCCACCGGGAGATGTAGGGCGTGATGATCGACTCCGAGGTCGGTCGGACCGCCAACGGCTCTTCTAACTCCTCTTGGCCGGCGCGGTCGACCCACGCGACCTCGGGGTCGAATCCCTCGACGATGTCCTTCTCCTGTTCGAGGTAACTCTCGGGGATGAACATCGGGAAGTAGGCGTTCTGGACGCCCGTGTCCTTGAACAGGCCGTCGAGATGGCCCTGGATTCGCTCCCAGAGCTCGTACGCCCGGGGTCGGGTGACGATGAAGCCGCTCATCCCCTCGGGCGCGTAGTTCGCGAGGTCGGCTTTCTGGACCACTTCGGCGTACCACTCGCCGGTGTTGTACTCTTTCGACTCGGTGATGCCGAGTTCCTGCTCGTCGCTCATTACGTATTTCGAGCCCCAGGGCGGTCTTAAATCTCCCTGAACTGGTGACGGTTCTGTCCCGTAACGAGAGTAATCGGTGTCAGCCGACCAGTTAGCGCAAGCTAGTTGACAGTAGGCGACGTAGATAGCGTTGGGTGAGAGTACTATGTTAACACGCCGCACAAACGTCCGAGCCGAACTGGAGCGGGCCGACGGCGGTGGCGGCACAACGGCGGGTGCGCGCGACAGTGGAGACGACGCGCCGTCCGAAACCCGGATCGAACTGTGGCGCAAGCCCGTTAAAACCGGTGGACTGAACGAGTTCGCACGAGTCGAAGAACGCCTTCGCACGCTGGCCGAGTGTGAGCATATCGACGCCGTCGCCGTGAAAACTTGGGATCGATACGTCGACACCGCCGAGGGAAGCCGCGACGACGAGGGACCGCGAGCGACCCTCGAACGGCTCCGTCGATACACGGGTCGGGATGCGAAACTGGAATCGGAGGGATCGCCCGCGTACCACCCGCGCATCGCGGGACGAGGCCGACTCGGTCCTCGAACCGATGCAGCGCGGATTCCGCGGGCCGCGCTCGTGGAGTTCGAAGACGGGAGCATAACCAACGTCACGCTCGCGGACGAGCGAACGGGCTGTCTCACCGAGCGCCTGAAGCAGATCGCCGAGCGGGGAGGGTCCCAAGCGGACTCGGACCTCACTCCGGAGTGACCGCGAACGGGCTCTCCGTCTCGCGCCACTCCCACCCGGGGAGCCGGGTCTGAAACCCCGCCGCCAACGCCGCGTCGAGGTCGTCGATTCCGGCACCGCCCTCGCTGTGCGTCGCCACGTCTGCGACGTGAAACGTCGCCTGCGCGAGCAGTGACAGCGGCGTCCCGCCCGCGACGGTCGCGGCGAGCTCCCGGCCCAGCACCTCGTCGACGACGAAGCCCGGGTAGTCGCCTTCGACGTCGAGACTCCGGAGCAGCGCGACGTACGCGGCGGCGTTGACGGCGACGTCGCCGTCGGCGAAGACCGTCGCGACCTCCTCGCGGTACGCCGCGGCCGACACGCGGGCGACGTCGGTCTCGAACAACTCGCCCAGGCGCGCTCGCGTCTCGTTGATGACCGGAACGATCTCCTCGGCCCGGTCTGCCACCCACTCGGCCTCGCTCGCGACGCGGTTCGGCGTGATCTCGATACCGTCGCTCGTGATACCCATATCGCAACGCAGGTCGCGCCGGGGTTTCGGTTTTGCGAAGGCTTTTATACAGAGGCGGGACTACTTCGCTCCAAGCGGGTTCTCCCTGCCTCTCAGCAGCCAGGACCGCAGACATAGTCGTACACTACGCACTACGTTCGTCCTATGCGCTCTCACCTGACATCGCCGTCTCCCCGCGTCGACGGAGTGTTCGTCCTGCCGGGTTCGCTGCGGAGGTCGGGTACCCCGACCAATCAGCTGTCGTCGGCGATCACGACGGAACGCTCTCAGTTATGAGTTCAGTAGACACGCAACTCGAGGAGTTGAAAGCAGAGATCAAGGCGGAGTTGCCGGCCGACATCTCGGTGACGGACGTCACATACGAAGGCCCGGAACTGGTCATCTACACGCGCGATCCGAAGCGGTTCGCCCGAAACGGCGACCTGATCCGCGACCTCGCGGGGAAACTCCGCAAGCGGATCACTGTCCGACCCGATCCCGTCGCGCTGTCGCCGCCGGAGCGGGCCAGAGACCGAGTCATCGACGTCCTCCCCGAGGAGGCCGGCGTCACCGACCTCGACTTCCACGAGGACACCGGCGAGGTCGTCATCCAGGCCGACAAGCCCGGAATGGTCATCGGCCGAAACGGGGCGACGCTCCGAGAGATCACCCGGGAAGTCGGATGGACGCCCCAGGTCGTCCGGACGCCGCCGATCGAGTCCTCGACGGTATCGAACGTCCGCAACTTCCTCAGACAGGAGCGCGAGGACCGACGACAGATCCTCGAACGCGTCGGCCGACAGATCCACCGGGAGGAACTCGCCAACGAACAGTGGGTCCGGATCACGATGCTCGGCTCCTGTCGCGAGGTCGGCCGCTCGTCGTTCATCCTCTCGACGGCCGAGACCAGGATTCTGGTCGACTGCGGCGAGAAGCTGGGGTCCGGTGAATCACCGTATATGCAGATTCCCGAAGCGCTCGGTGCCGGGGCGAACTCGTTCGATGCGATCGTTCTCACGCACGCGCACCTCGATCACTCCGCGCTCGTCCCGCTGCTCTACAAACACGGCTACGACGGCCCGATCTACACGACCGAACCGACGCGGGACCTGATGGGGCTGCTCCAACTCGACCACCTCGACGTGGAGACCAAAGCGGGTCGGACCCCGCCGTACGACCCGGAGATGGTCCGCGAGGCGATCAAACACACCATCCCCATCGAGTACGGCGACGTCACCGACATCGCACCCGACGTCAAGTTGACGCTCCACAACGCCGGACACGTCCTCGGCAGCGCCATCGCGCACTTCCACATCGGCGACGGGCTCTACAACGTGGCGTTCTCCGGCGACATCCACTACGGGGAGACGAGGCTGTTCGACGGCGCGGTCAACGACTTCCCCCGCGTCGAGACGCTCGTCCTGGAGTCGACGTACGGCGGCCGGAACGACTACCAGACCGATCAGGAGGACTCCGAGCGCAAACTGATCGAGGCGATCAACGAGACGCACGACCGCGGCGGCACCGTCCTCGTCCCGACCGCGGCAGTCGGCCGCGCCCAAGAGTTGATGCTCGTCCTCGAGGAGGCGATGCGAGCGGGGAAGATACCCCGTATGCCCGTCCACCTCGACGGGATGATCTGGGAGGCGACGGCGGTCCACACGACCTACCCCGAGTACCTCCGGTCCGACCTCAACGACCGCATCTTCGGGGAGGAGGACAACCCGTTCCTCGCCGGGGCGTTCAACCACGTCGACGGCGGCGACGAGGAACGCCGGGACGTCGCCGATGGCGACCCCGCCATCGTCCTCTCGCCATCCGGAATGGTTACCGGCGGACCGATCCTGTCGTGGCTCCGCCACGTCGGTCCAGACCCGGACTCTCGGCTCGTCTTCGTCGACTACCAGGCGCAGGGCACCCTCGGTCGACGGCTCCAGAACGGGCTGACTGAGGTCCCGATCGACGACGGCGTCGGGCGCTCGGAGACGGTCCAACTGGAGGCGGACGTGGACACGTTCGACGGCTTCTCCGGTCACGCCGACCGCCAGGGGCTCGAAAACTTCGTGAAGACGATGAACCCCCGTCCCGAGAAGATTCTCTGCGTCGACGGCGACGAACGCGCCGTTCAGGACCTCTCCTCCGGCCTGTACCACGACTACCACCTGCGGACGTTCACGCCGAAGAACCTCGAAACGTTCCGGTTCCGGTGACGGACGGGGGCACAGCCGTCCTCGGTCGCGAGCGGGATGCCGACGAACCTTCTTATCCGAGTGCGACGACAGTCCCCGTATGCGCCTCGCGCTGATCGCGCACGACGAGAAGAAGCCCGACATCATCGAGTTCGCGGAGAGCCGTCTCGACGACCTCGAACGGTTCGAGCTGATGGCGACGGGGACGACCGGCAAGCGACTGCAGGAGGCGACGGGCCTCGACATCGAGCGCAAACAGTCGGGACCGATCGGCGGCGACATGCAGATCGGCGCAGAGATCGCCGACGGCAACTGCGACGGGGTCGTCTTCCTCCGCGATCCGCTGACGGCGCAACCGCACGAACCGGACATCAGCGCGCTGTTGCGCCTCTGCGACGTGCATTCGATCCCGCTGGCGACGAACCTCGCCAGCGCCGACGCCGTTCTCGACGAACTCGTGCGCGTTCTCGACGGCGAGGAGCGGCCGGAGTCCGGATAAGCCCGCGCCAGCGAGGAGCGGCCGCAGTCTCGGTACGGCTTCGACGACCGTGGCCCTCTCTAGTCGCGGCTGAGTCGCGAGGACGGCGTCACTCGCGAAATATCAGCGCTGAAAACTGTGTCGCGGGACTTAATCCGGTGACCACGCAACGGGTCACTATGGACCGTCGCTCCGGGTCGACCGACATCACTCGCCTCCTCGCCGTCGCGCTGGTCTGTGCTGTCGTCGTCGCCGGCGTTCCCCCGGCGTCGGCGCAGTCTGGCGAGACCGGCGGCAGCGACGCCGGCGGCGCTGCTCAGGAGCGGCGCTGCTTTCCCGACGGCGGATACGACCTCACGATCGGGGACGGCAACCCGCACATCGACGTGACCGTCCACACCTCGCTGTTCACGAACCCGTCGCCGCCGAGCGCGATCGGGTTGGAAGCCCAGGGCGTCGCGGTCGACAGCGACGTGATCGAACTCCGGACGGGCGTCCTCTTCGAGGGCGTCCCGGACGACGACTCGACGGCCGCCGTCTGGAACTCCTTCGCGATCCTCTTCGACTACCGGCTGTCGCTCCCGATGTTCTCCGACTCGATCGGCGACTCGACGTACGAACCGACCGGCGGCCCGGTCTCCGGGGTCGAAACCCGGGGCTGCTGATCCGGCTCGGACGTCGCCGCCCTCACCCCCTGAGCGCCTCGACGGGCGGATCGTTCGCTGCCTTCCAGGCGGGGTAGAGGCCGCTCAACACGCTCGCCACCACGGCGAACCCGAACCCGATCAGGAGGTACCGGACGCTCGGCCACCCGAAGACGAGCAGCGGGTCTCCCGACAGGACCTGGAACACGACGAGACCGACCCCGAGCGAAACCACCGCGCCGACGACGCCGCCGACGACGCCGAGGAACGCGGCTTCGGCGAGTATCATTCGGAGGACTTCGCCGCGCCTGATTCCCACGGCGCGGAGGACGCCGATCTCGCCGCGGCGCTCGATCGTGCTCATCAGCATCACGTTGAGGATCGCGACGCTGGCGACGACGAGCGAGATGGACCCGATGCCCAGCAGCGCGAGGTTGAGCGTGTTCAGGAACGAGTCGATGTTCTCCTGAACGCCCGCGAAACTGGTGACGCTCAACACCTCCTCGTCGCCCTCGTTGAACCGGGCTTCGAGGCGGTCGGCGATCGACTGGGCCTCGTCGCCGTCGGCGGCGACGACCGTGACCGTGTCGTAGTGCTCCTGCTCTGAGAGCGCCGACAGCGGCACCACGAGTTCGCTCCCGCCGCCCCCGAAGCCGCCCGAGGACTCGATGAGCCCGCGGACGCGGTAGAGCCGCCCCTCGTACTCGACGGGGTCGCCGAGTTCGATTCCGAGCTGCGCGGCCGTGCTGTTGGTGAGCAGCGCCCCGGACTCCAGCCGGTCGGGACTGTCCCCGGACGAGACGGTGTACAACGCGCTCGCCTGCCGCAGCGCGGTCACACTCACGAACGCCTCCCCGCCGTCACGGGCCGAGAGCGTCGTTCGGTTCGATTTCTGCGGGACGACGGTCGCGTCGCCCGTGAGGCTTCGGATCTCCTCGACCTGCTCGTCGGTCACGCCGTCGGCCGAACTGTCGGGGCCAGCGGAGATCGACACCTCGTTCGTGAGACTGCCGAGGTCCGTCGTCGCCTGTTGCTGGAGCGCGACGCCCGCGATCCCGAGCGAGGAGATGGCGACCACGCCGATGATGATGCCGAGCGCCGCGAGCGCCGTCCGGACCCGGTTGCGGCCGAGGTTCCGCCAGGCCATCTGCACGCTGGGGAACCGCCACAGCAGATCGGTGACGCTCACTCCTGGATCACCCCGTCGACGAGGCGGACGACCCGGTCGGCGTAGTCGAGGAGTTGCTCGTCGTGCGTCACCGCCACGATGGCGATCCGCTCCTCCTCTTTGAGCCGCGTCAGTTCGTCGAGGATCGTCCGGCCGGTGTCCTGATCGAGGTTGCCCGTCGGTTCGTCCGCCAGCAGGACCTTCGGTTCGTTGATGAGCGCCCGCGCGATGGCGACGCGCTGCTGCTGGCCACCCGAGAGCTGATTCGGCGTGTGGTCGAGCCTGTCGCCGAGACCGACCCGCTGCAGGAGGTCCACCGCCCGCTCGCGGCGGTCGCGGGTGGTGTCCCACATCGACGGGAGTTCGACGTTCTCGGTCGCGGTGAGCATCGGCAGCAGGTGAAACGCCTGGAAGACGAACCCGATCCCGGAGCGGCGCTCCTCGGTGAGTTCGTCCTCGGTGAAGTCCGTCACGTCGCGGCCGTCGACCCTGACGGTCCCCTCCGTGGGAGTGTCGAGCAGGCCGACGAGGTTGAGCATCGTGCTCTTCCCCGATCCGGAGGGGCCGATCACCGTGACCATCTCGCCGCGCTCGGCCCGGAAGTCGACGCCCTTCAGCGCCTCGATGGTCTCCCGGCCGCTCTGGTACCGCTTCACCGCGTCTTCGAGTTCGACGACCGTCATCTGCGCCACAGGTAGCCGCCGACGCCGATCGCGAGGACGACGACCGCGCCGACGCCGATGGCCGTCAGCGGGAGCCCCCCGGAGCCGTCGGAACCGCCACCGGGCTGTCGGCCACTGCTGCTCGCTGCCCGGTCGCCGCCGGCCGCCATCGAGTCGGCGTCGGCGAGTGAAACCCGCTGTGTCGTCGTAACGCGTTCGTTGTCGACGATGTACGTGATCTCGACGGGGACCGCCGAGGCGTTCTGCTCGGCCTCGGCCGTCAACTCGAACGTCGCGAACTCGCTGGCGTCGATCGCGCCGATGAAGTACTCCGCGGAGGGCGGCGTCGGACGCACGCCGTCGCCCTCGCCGACGCTCACGAGCACCGAGTCCGCGTCGGTTCCGCCGAGGTTCGCGGCGTCGCCTTCTATCGTCACGCCGGATCCTGTCCGTGTGGCTTCGATGGCTGTGAGGCGGATCTCGCCGGGAATCTCGCTCTGATCGTCTATGTCCACCGAGATGGTCTTCTCGTGATCCTCGCCGGCGGCGCTGTAGGCGGCGGTGAATCGGACCGTCTCCGCTCCGACGTCCGAGGTGTCGAACGTCGTCGTCCGGTTCGCGTCTGGCGGAACGTCGAACAGGAAGTTCCGCTCCAGGACCTCGCCGCCGACCCTGGCGGTGATCTCGACGTCGGAGAGGTCCGCGTTGCCGAAGTTCGTCAGCGTGACCGACGTCGTCTCCGCGTTCGCGTCCGTCTGCGAGGACAGTTCCGCTCGCACGTTCGGGTCGGTCACGTCGACGTACACCGGATACGTGTAGCGGTGGTACTCGTCGTCGTCGTCCTGAACGACGACGGTGACGGTGAGCCGTTTCTCGCCCGCGGTATCGAACGACGTCGAGAGCGGCACCGACAGCGACCCACCCGGTGCGATCGACCCGACGTCCTCGATGCGGGCGTACTCGTCGGTGGTACCGGTCCGACGGACGTAGATGTCGCGGACCTCGACGGTCGTGTCGCTGTTCTCCAGGTTCGAAATCGTCGCGTCGATGGTGACGCGTTCGTCGGTGTTCGGATCCTCCGGTGAGATAGACACCGAGGAGAGCTGTACTGCCGGGTTCGCCGCCGTCGCGGTCGTTCCGACCGCACCCATACCGCTCAGGAGGACGAGGAGGGCGACGAACGTTCGAGTCGTGGGGGACCAGTTCACAGCCTCCCGTATACGTCGGCGACACTAAACGATAGCGTCGACAGCGATAATACCGACGACTGCGACGGCGCGAGTACCGAGAGGTCTCGGACCGTCGCCGACGGCCGTGTGACTGGGAGAAGAACGCGAACGACTTTGTCGCCCGGCGCCGTGGGTGATCGCGGTATGGTCGAGCCCCGCTACACCCACGTCAGTATCGTCGCAGACGACCTCGAGGAGTCGGTCGACTTCTACGAGTCGGTCTTCGGGATGAAGCGGATTCCGACGCCGGCCTTCGACGAGCGGATCCAGTGGCTGCAGTGCGGCGAGTTTCAGTTGCACCTCGTCGAGCGCGACGACGACCCGCCCGCGTTCAACCACCACGCGCTCCACGTCGACGACTTCGAGACGGTCTATCAGTCGATCCGCGACCACGACCGCGCGGAGGCGGAAGCACTTCCGCAGATCGAGGCCAGCGCGGACCCCGATCCGCCGGTCTACGTCCTCCCCTCGGGGGCGGTCCAGTGGTACGTTCGCGATCCGGCCGGGAACTTGGTCGAGATCAACGCGCCCGACGCCGACGCCCTCGACGAGTCGCTCGTGCGCAACCTGGTGAAACGGACCGACATCGAGTGGCCGGAGGCGGGCGAGGAGCCGGCACCGATCTATCTGAACGAGTGAGACCGGCCACCCGCTGCGGCGTGCGGCCTCCGCTCCGCGCTGACGCCGATCCTACTGACTGTTGCTTATCTCCCGGGCGAAGCTCCGGTCGTCGGTCTGCAGCGTGAACCCGGGATCCTGCTGAAAGCTCCCGTTGCGCATCGCTTCGATGAGCCCTCTGGAGAGTTGGAAGCTCTGGACCTCTCGTCCGCTGAAGTAGACGAAGATCGGGTGGTCTCGCGGCGCCTCGAACGCACCGACCTCCCGGAGCGCGTCCACCAGTCGTTCCGCCGCCTCGGTGGTGAGACGAATCTGGACGGCGTACATATCGCCCTGCTCGCGCGGGTCCTCCGCGCTGGCGATTCCGTCGCTCTCGACGACCGTTTGGAGGGTGCCGTCGTCGTCGGCATACCGGATCTCCAGTCCCCCGTCGGCCGTCGTGCCACCGTCCTCGCCGGACGCCGTCCCACCTTGCTCGGACCCCGTGTCCGTGAGCCGCAGACACCCGGACGTAGCACCCGTAAGCAGAAAGAACAGCCAGTGGCGACGTTGCATACTTCGTATCCGGCCCGGGAAATGTAGTAAATCTGCCGGCTCCGGGGACGTGCTTCGGCGTCGTCGCGACGGACGTCGGCGAAGCTGCGGTCAGTTGGTCGCTGACTCGGCGGGATCGACGACCGACTCGCCGACCTCGTCGACGCCGACGCGGTCGCACAGATCGTACAGCGGGCACGCTTCCGGCCCGTCGAGACAGGCCGGTTTACGCGCCGTGCAGTACTCTCGACCGAACTGGATCATCGCCGTGTGACCGAAGCCGCACTTCTCGCCCGGCACGTCGGCTTCGAGGTGCTCGCGGACCGTCTCGTGGTCGGCGTCCGCGGGCGCGAGGCCCATCCGACGGGCGATCCGGTGGACGTGTGTGTCCACCGGAAAGACGGCACCATCCGATACCATTATGCTATCATTGAGTGTGGATACCTTATGAGTGGCCGGTGGTCGACGTTGAAGACGGTCCACGAGTTTCCGGATGGTGAGCTCTGGTTGCGCCGTCGGAAGCAGCGGAATAGTGAGAATAACGCTAAACAGGCTCGTATTGCGTTGGAGGAGTTTGACGCGTTCATGTATGTCTACGGGTTTGAGGGAGTGGAGCAAATAGATAACGTCGCTCTTGAGGACTTCAGCTATTTTCTCGTAGATGAGGATTATGGAAATCATGCGCATTCGACGACTCGGCAGCGGTGGTACATGGTCAGAAACTACCTGAACGACCATGTTGACGAAGACCTTGGGTGGGAGGATGATGGTTGGATTTTGAGTTGGACTCGTGGGGGGACGGAGACGGCTCATCAGCGAGATTTGGAGATTCACTGGTTGCCTATCCCGATGATTCATAAATTGATTGAGGGGGCTGCTGAGCACCCGATGACTCCGCTGCGTAACGAGCTCATTGTTCGTATCTTGTATAATACAGGGTGCCGGCCGTCGGAGGTGGCGCGGATGCAGACGCGCCGGGTTGACTTGTCGACTCGTTCGATTACGGTGCAGAATTCGAAGGTGAAGGATACGGACGCGCCGAATTATGAGAAGACGGTGTTCTTCACGAGGAAGACGCGACAGAAGATGCGCGAGTGGTTGAATCGAGGGGGGCGAGATTCGTTGGTGACGGCTTCGGAGTCTATTCGACTGTTCCCGGGGTACAACTCGAAAGAAATCAGCTCTCGCCAAGTCAACAGTATTGTTCGGCAGGCGGCGGACGCGGCGGATGTGCAGGAGGATTCGTTGGAGCGGGCTGATGGGGTGATGGTGAATC
This portion of the Halobellus litoreus genome encodes:
- a CDS encoding tyrosine-type recombinase/integrase; amino-acid sequence: MSGRWSTLKTVHEFPDGELWLRRRKQRNSENNAKQARIALEEFDAFMYVYGFEGVEQIDNVALEDFSYFLVDEDYGNHAHSTTRQRWYMVRNYLNDHVDEDLGWEDDGWILSWTRGGTETAHQRDLEIHWLPIPMIHKLIEGAAEHPMTPLRNELIVRILYNTGCRPSEVARMQTRRVDLSTRSITVQNSKVKDTDAPNYEKTVFFTRKTRQKMREWLNRGGRDSLVTASESIRLFPGYNSKEISSRQVNSIVRQAADAADVQEDSLERADGVMVNRVTPKALRHSFAVHSVRGRELSGSPAMDLETLRQIMGHSTLETVRQYLQFRETTTRNTFDSCFPD